Proteins co-encoded in one Triplophysa dalaica isolate WHDGS20190420 chromosome 16, ASM1584641v1, whole genome shotgun sequence genomic window:
- the arhgef37 gene encoding rho guanine nucleotide exchange factor 37 isoform X1 — MANFLKANVILTLEEENEEQAEEAKEMDDTVGEPAEEEERKARAAAEEAAARERAAQRQLMAIEELVHTEQNYLKNLQLCTVTIHSNLQKLQPSAPHLDSMFQHIDEVMDVSSRLLSLLDQAQIQHSNPKYLEILCNSFLSLSRDIEMAYKEYLANYNNITSLENSYKQKESLWAEMVNIIKSSAPEVNASTLSFFLVMPVQRIARYPLLLQTMQKHTDPGHPAYSVLEHTAHTAVQINCRINEYKRFREVADKYKKTENLTIRDKINRLSGHSIAKKTARFSQYIKHETGMVPKLKDEEFDALAGFFFVLEKGISELHDNMVAYLHHLQRFLSCRPEEADLDLEGEKAALFSKEITVALRQWIYPTYEERLKTLVLKPLSSLRELMAGPRNLIRKRQDKLLDYEPIEEKSSLTYEEQAIANTYKTINTLLLTELPQFNGKALQILWATLEAFSCLQRDMAVDMEQLATSFTHQLSHSYLEDGEFWKWAEISVLDGSRRMENLCQSFQEDLNAPIVQALSPVSERRLTTLTLKHGSEKIYQLTGPVVGTRDLDLTLNKGELVAVVSQMDTRGDRRRWLVDGGGPRGYVPASKLTRYHQMTIDPPSPHLNVTPTGPGPRRHSYSPGEQPLVITPTTPCFQVYAGYGFTARSGHELSLKAGEPVQVVEPHDKRGNKEWSLVEVQGQRGYVPSNYLAVLPALIASPTFPYR; from the exons ATGGCGAATTTTCTAAAGGCAAATGTGATCCTGACATTAGAGGAGGAGAATGAAGAACAGGCAGAAGAAGCTAAAGAGATGGATGACACTGTGGGAGAGCCTGCGGAGGAGGAGGAAAGGAAGGCACGAGCTGCCGCAGAGGAGGCAGCTGCCAGAGAGAGGGCAGCTCAGAGACAGCTCATGGCAATAGAGGAGCTGGTGCACACGGAGCAAAACTACCTGAAAAATCTGCAACTTTGCACGGTCACCATTCACAGCAACTTGCAGAAACTACAG CCTTCTGCTCCACACTTAGACAGTATGTTCCAGCACATAGATGAAGTGATGGATGTTTCTAGCAGACTCCTGAGCCTTCTGGACCAGGCACAGATACAGCACAGCAACCCAAAATACCTGGAAATCCTTT GTAACTCATTCCTGAGCCTGTCTCGAGACATAGAGATGGCTTATAAAGAGTATCTGGCCAACTACAATAATATCACCTCTCTGGAGAACAGCTACAAACAGAAAGAGTCTCTGTGGGCAGAGATGGTTAACATCATCAAGTCATCTGC GCCTGAAGTGAACGCATCAACGTTGAGTTTCTTCCTGGTGATGCCTGTTCAGAGAATCGCTCGCTATCCCCTGCTGTTACAGACCatgcagaaacacacagacCCTGGACACCCTGCTTACTCCGTCCTGGAGCACACCGCTCACACTGCTGTCCAGATCAACTGCCGGATCAATGAATATAAACGTTTCCGTGAAGTGG CTGATAAGTATAAGAAGACAGAAAACTTGACAATCAGGGACAAGATCAATCGGCTGAGTGGCCACAGCATTGCCAAAAAGACAGCTCGGTTCAGCCAGTACATAAAGCACGAGACAGGAATGGTGCCAAAG CTGAAGGATGAAGAATTTGATGCCCTTGCCGGCTTCTTCTTTGTACTGGAAAAGGGCATCTCAGAACTCCATGATAACATGGTGGCCTACCTTCACCATCTACAG AGGTTCCTCAGCTGCAGACCAGAGGAAGCGGATCTTGATCTGGAAGGCGAGAAAGCCGCCTTGTTCTCAAAAGAAATTACAGTGGCACTCAGACAGTGGATATACCCTACATAT GAGGAGCGTTTGAAGACTCTAGTCCTCAAGCCATTGAGCTCGCTGCGGGAGCTGATGGCAGGGCCGCGCAACCTTATTCGTAAGCGTCAAGACAAGCTGCTCGATTACGAGCCGATCGAGGAGAAGAGCAGCCTGACCTATGAGGAACAGGCCATAGCCAACACCTACAAGACCATAAACACTCTGCTGTTGACCGAGCTGCCTCAGTTCAACGGGAAAGCCCTGCAGATCCTGTGGGCCACACTGGAGGCCTTCAGCTGCCTGCAGAGGGACATGGCCGTTGATATGGAGCAGTTAGCCACTAGCTTTACCCATCAG CTCTCACACAGTTATCTGGAGGATGGAGAGTTTTGGAAGTGGGCAGAGATCTCGGTGCTGGATGGTTCGAGAAGGATGGAGAATCTGTGTCAGAGTTTTCAAGAGGACCTCAATGCTCCCATTGTGCAG GCACTCAGTCCTGTTTCTGAAAGGCGTTTGACAACTCTGACACTCAAGCACGGCTCAGAGAAGATCTACCAGCTGACAGGCCCTGTGGTGGGCACACGTGATCTTGACCTGACCCTCAACAAGGGAGAGCTTGTAGCAGTCGTCAGCCAGATGGACACGCGTGGAGACCGCAGACGTTGGCTGGTTGATGGGGGAG GACCGAGGGGATATGTGCCGGCCTCAAAGCTGACCCGATACCACCAAATGACTATTGACCCCCCATCTCCTCATCTGAACGTCACACCCACTGGTCCAGGACCCCGAAGACACTCGTACTCACCTGGAGAGCAGCCGCTGGTCATTACCCCAACCACGCCCTGTTTTCAG GTGTATGCAGGCTACGGCTTCACGGCGAGGAGCGGCCATGAGCTTTCTCTAAAGGCGGGTGAGCCAGTGCAGGTGGTTGAACCTCACGATAAGCGTGGTAACAAGGAGTGGAGTCTAGTGGAGGTGCAAGGCCAAAGGGGCTACGTCCCGTCCAACTACCTTGCCGTCCTGCCCGCCCTAATCGCATCGCCCACTTTCCCATATCGCTAG
- the arhgef37 gene encoding rho guanine nucleotide exchange factor 37 isoform X2, protein MFQHIDEVMDVSSRLLSLLDQAQIQHSNPKYLEILCNSFLSLSRDIEMAYKEYLANYNNITSLENSYKQKESLWAEMVNIIKSSAPEVNASTLSFFLVMPVQRIARYPLLLQTMQKHTDPGHPAYSVLEHTAHTAVQINCRINEYKRFREVADKYKKTENLTIRDKINRLSGHSIAKKTARFSQYIKHETGMVPKLKDEEFDALAGFFFVLEKGISELHDNMVAYLHHLQRFLSCRPEEADLDLEGEKAALFSKEITVALRQWIYPTYEERLKTLVLKPLSSLRELMAGPRNLIRKRQDKLLDYEPIEEKSSLTYEEQAIANTYKTINTLLLTELPQFNGKALQILWATLEAFSCLQRDMAVDMEQLATSFTHQLSHSYLEDGEFWKWAEISVLDGSRRMENLCQSFQEDLNAPIVQALSPVSERRLTTLTLKHGSEKIYQLTGPVVGTRDLDLTLNKGELVAVVSQMDTRGDRRRWLVDGGGPRGYVPASKLTRYHQMTIDPPSPHLNVTPTGPGPRRHSYSPGEQPLVITPTTPCFQVYAGYGFTARSGHELSLKAGEPVQVVEPHDKRGNKEWSLVEVQGQRGYVPSNYLAVLPALIASPTFPYR, encoded by the exons ATGTTCCAGCACATAGATGAAGTGATGGATGTTTCTAGCAGACTCCTGAGCCTTCTGGACCAGGCACAGATACAGCACAGCAACCCAAAATACCTGGAAATCCTTT GTAACTCATTCCTGAGCCTGTCTCGAGACATAGAGATGGCTTATAAAGAGTATCTGGCCAACTACAATAATATCACCTCTCTGGAGAACAGCTACAAACAGAAAGAGTCTCTGTGGGCAGAGATGGTTAACATCATCAAGTCATCTGC GCCTGAAGTGAACGCATCAACGTTGAGTTTCTTCCTGGTGATGCCTGTTCAGAGAATCGCTCGCTATCCCCTGCTGTTACAGACCatgcagaaacacacagacCCTGGACACCCTGCTTACTCCGTCCTGGAGCACACCGCTCACACTGCTGTCCAGATCAACTGCCGGATCAATGAATATAAACGTTTCCGTGAAGTGG CTGATAAGTATAAGAAGACAGAAAACTTGACAATCAGGGACAAGATCAATCGGCTGAGTGGCCACAGCATTGCCAAAAAGACAGCTCGGTTCAGCCAGTACATAAAGCACGAGACAGGAATGGTGCCAAAG CTGAAGGATGAAGAATTTGATGCCCTTGCCGGCTTCTTCTTTGTACTGGAAAAGGGCATCTCAGAACTCCATGATAACATGGTGGCCTACCTTCACCATCTACAG AGGTTCCTCAGCTGCAGACCAGAGGAAGCGGATCTTGATCTGGAAGGCGAGAAAGCCGCCTTGTTCTCAAAAGAAATTACAGTGGCACTCAGACAGTGGATATACCCTACATAT GAGGAGCGTTTGAAGACTCTAGTCCTCAAGCCATTGAGCTCGCTGCGGGAGCTGATGGCAGGGCCGCGCAACCTTATTCGTAAGCGTCAAGACAAGCTGCTCGATTACGAGCCGATCGAGGAGAAGAGCAGCCTGACCTATGAGGAACAGGCCATAGCCAACACCTACAAGACCATAAACACTCTGCTGTTGACCGAGCTGCCTCAGTTCAACGGGAAAGCCCTGCAGATCCTGTGGGCCACACTGGAGGCCTTCAGCTGCCTGCAGAGGGACATGGCCGTTGATATGGAGCAGTTAGCCACTAGCTTTACCCATCAG CTCTCACACAGTTATCTGGAGGATGGAGAGTTTTGGAAGTGGGCAGAGATCTCGGTGCTGGATGGTTCGAGAAGGATGGAGAATCTGTGTCAGAGTTTTCAAGAGGACCTCAATGCTCCCATTGTGCAG GCACTCAGTCCTGTTTCTGAAAGGCGTTTGACAACTCTGACACTCAAGCACGGCTCAGAGAAGATCTACCAGCTGACAGGCCCTGTGGTGGGCACACGTGATCTTGACCTGACCCTCAACAAGGGAGAGCTTGTAGCAGTCGTCAGCCAGATGGACACGCGTGGAGACCGCAGACGTTGGCTGGTTGATGGGGGAG GACCGAGGGGATATGTGCCGGCCTCAAAGCTGACCCGATACCACCAAATGACTATTGACCCCCCATCTCCTCATCTGAACGTCACACCCACTGGTCCAGGACCCCGAAGACACTCGTACTCACCTGGAGAGCAGCCGCTGGTCATTACCCCAACCACGCCCTGTTTTCAG GTGTATGCAGGCTACGGCTTCACGGCGAGGAGCGGCCATGAGCTTTCTCTAAAGGCGGGTGAGCCAGTGCAGGTGGTTGAACCTCACGATAAGCGTGGTAACAAGGAGTGGAGTCTAGTGGAGGTGCAAGGCCAAAGGGGCTACGTCCCGTCCAACTACCTTGCCGTCCTGCCCGCCCTAATCGCATCGCCCACTTTCCCATATCGCTAG